The DNA window CGCCGACGAGTTGATCGCGCTCGTCGGCCTCGCCGGCAAGGAGAAGGCGTTCCCGTCGCAGCTGTCGGGCGGTCAGCAGCAGCGCGTCGGCATCGCCCGCGCGCTGGCGTCCCAGCCGGACGTGCTGCTGTGCGACGAGGCGACCAGCGCGCTCGATCCCGACACGACCGATCAGGTGCTCGACCTGCTCGCCGAGCTCAACCGCCGGATCGGCGTCACGGTCGTCCTCATCACCCACGAGCTGGGGGTGCTGCGGCGCATCTGCACATCCGCGGCCCGGATCGACGACGGCCGAATCGCCGAGAGCGGCCGGATCCTCGACCTCGTCGGTACCCCCGACTCGGTGTTGGGCGCGGCGATCGTCCCGGTCGGGGACGATCCCTCCGCGGGTGACGGCGCCGACACCGCGCTCGTGACGACCATCGGCGACGAGGCCCACGGCCCCTGGCTCGCGCAGCTGGTCCGCAAGCTCGACGTCGACATCTCCGTCGTCGGCGGCAGCGTCGAACAGGTCGCCGGTGTCACCGTGGGACGGCTGCGGCTGCGGTTCGCCCCGGACGTGAACCGGGCCGACGTCGAGG is part of the Rhodococcus sp. SGAir0479 genome and encodes:
- a CDS encoding methionine ABC transporter ATP-binding protein; protein product: MITVENLVKTFPAAGGAGEVSALRGIDLEIADGEIFGIVGPSGAGKSTLLRCLNLLEQPTSGRIVLRGDDLSQLSGAALRQARRRIGTVFQQFNLLHSRTVRANVEFPLELAGLDRRERRARADELIALVGLAGKEKAFPSQLSGGQQQRVGIARALASQPDVLLCDEATSALDPDTTDQVLDLLAELNRRIGVTVVLITHELGVLRRICTSAARIDDGRIAESGRILDLVGTPDSVLGAAIVPVGDDPSAGDGADTALVTTIGDEAHGPWLAQLVRKLDVDISVVGGSVEQVAGVTVGRLRLRFAPDVNRADVEAFVAAQPGTTLAWGGGPETPAALTQEVTA